In Naumovozyma castellii chromosome 1, complete genome, one DNA window encodes the following:
- the HSE1 gene encoding ESCRT-0 subunit protein HSE1 (ancestral locus Anc_2.502), with the protein MVNIKLRSSIIKATDARLRTDNWQYIIEVCDIVKEDPEDNGQQAIDIIEKRLEQTDANVIMRTLSLIVSLAENCGSRLQQCISSKKFTGILWNLIDEKNIHLTLKKEIAKVVEQLSESFKSDPSLKSMHDLYKKIKKANPYLYEQSKSLPPKTERTTTSVEKEDKELEEALKLSLTEYEQQKQQQEQPTTAVTTATTNNLSEEPQYQQPQPQQPNIIRKVRALYDLSSPEADELSFVKGDVITVLEQVYKDWWRGTLRGNTGIFPLNYVTPISDPTPQELQMENERTTAILQQRNDVDQLHSILKSNSNTNDPSSITQNPEINDIYGGVTPLRPQITRLIGKYAQEKDDLTSLHQILGNAELTYNRLLDRAANSYNTSNPMAYGSAQPPPLPGTGYAQSNFQNPMNSQAHSFGPSVQNSAQYQQNYYPQDPHQNVTSYQEPSYRDQNGRY; encoded by the coding sequence ATGGTGAACATCAAACTTAGAAGTTCTATTATCAAGGCAACAGATGCAAGATTAAGAACTGACAATTGGCAGTACATTATCGAGGTGTGCGACATCGTCAAAGAAGATCCAGAAGACAATGGTCAACAGGCAATAGATATCATTGAGAAGAGATTAGAACAGACAGATGCTAATGTCATAATGAGAACCTTATCCCTGATTGTCTCCCTGGCTGAGAATTGTGGGTCTCGTTTGCAACAATGCATTAGTTCTAAAAAATTTACAGGTATATTGTGGAATTTGATTGAtgagaaaaatattcatttgactttgaagaaggaaattgcAAAAGTGGTAGAACAATTATCGGAATCGTTTAAATCTGACCCATCTTTGAAGTCAATGCATGATCTGTAtaagaagatcaagaaaGCAAACCCCTATCTCTATGAACAATCCAAATCTTTACCACCAAAGACGgaaagaacaacaacatcagTGGAAAAGGAAGATAAAGAACTAGAAGAAGCATTGAAACTTTCATTAACCGAATATGAGCAAcagaaacaacaacaagaacaaccGACTACGGCGGTGACAACAGCGACCACCAATAACCTATCAGAGGAACCCCAATATCAGCAACCTCAACCTCAACAACCAAATATAATAAGGAAAGTGAGAGCATTATACGACCTATCTAGTCCAGAAGCTGATGAACTCAGTTTTGTCAAAGGTGACGTAATAACGGTGTTGGAACAAGTTTATAAAGACTGGTGGAGAGGAACTCTTCGTGGAAACACTGGTATATTCCCACTAAATTATGTAACTCCAATTAGTGATCCAACACCTCAAGAACTTCAAATGGAGAATGAAAGGACTACTGCAATCTTACAACAAAGAAACGACGTGGATCAACTGCATTCAATCttgaaatcaaattcaaatacaaATGATCCAAGTTCCATCACACAGAATCCtgaaattaatgatatttatGGAGGAGTGACACCTTTAAGGCCACAAATTACAAGATTAATTGGCAAATATGCTCAGGAAAAGGACGACTTAACATCATTGCATCAAATATTAGGGAATGCTGAATTGACATATAACAGATTGTTAGACCGTGCAGCAAATTCATATAATACCAGTAACCCCATGGCTTATGGTAGTGCGCAACCCCCTCCACTACCTGGAACAGGCTATGCTCAATCCAATTTCCAAAATCCAATGAATTCACAAGCACATTCTTTTGGTCCTTCGGTTCAAAACTCTGCGCAATatcaacaaaattattatccTCAGGATCCACACCAAAATGTAACATCATATCAAGAACCGTCATACAGGGATCAAAACGGACGTTACTAA
- the YRB30 gene encoding Yrb30p (ancestral locus Anc_8.107) — MDDLLAKAGSQAVTFAIRSGVSLASSFAIKTLTNFIVHIPKNDARRIESLRAKLENRIEIVSSAIDLIKLVAARGNTNLDSTLRLTKDLKQEIDSFDEKMKRLTEKVTTSKSSKSQEEAIKSVEAYIEDLLLRIEEVTPFINLSLNTTGTSLSTALPQQVSPGLLLQASNFVSRSNDGKLIHGKLRVGPTFQATVFSVFYNMSSGADPKARITWREDMKRAFIKIVRTESKEKEFEYQLIIEQSFDDGRYHNTEDGEEVPQKTALDISQIRKLFFSISGKLLRLEERDSPVLVLKTVSTQKKEKNKEKNDLESILWYAFGLFEEDEESDDSDEEKEAGELEEQVKSDYSSSISLLEYIIRLVSLQEDDQKSILDINDERLSIYLNDESPRAATVSPKDIEAVTTKIGKISLD, encoded by the coding sequence ATGGATGATCTACTGGCAAAAGCAGGATCGCAAGCTGTAACATTTGCAATTAGATCAGGGGTGTCGCTTGCCTCATCGTTTGCTATCAAAACACTCACCAATTTCATAGTCCATATTCCAAAGAATGACGCCAGAAGGATTGAGAGCTTGAGGGCAAAACTGGAGaatagaattgaaattgtttcatCGGCGATTGACCTAATAAAACTTGTGGCTGCGAGAGGTAATACAAACCTGGACAGTACATTAAGATTAACTAAAGATCTTAAACAAGAGATTGATTCCTTCGACGAAAAAATGAAGAGATTGACAGAAAAGGTCACAACTTCAAAGAGTTCTAAGTCCCAGGAAGAAGCAATCAAATCTGTAGAGGCTTATATTGAAGACTTATTACTTCGGATAGAGGAAGTAACACCCTTTATCAATCTATCATTAAACACTACAGGAACGAGTCTAAGTACGGCTTTGCCGCAGCAGGTGTCACCtggattattattacaagCGTCCAATTTTGTATCAAGATCGAACGATGGGAAACTCATTCATGGAAAATTACGAGTAGGTCCAACTTTTCAAGCCACTGTCTTTTCAGTATTCTATAATATGAGCTCAGGAGCAGATCCTAAAGCTCGTATTACATGGAGAGAAGACATGAAGAGAGCGTTTATCAAGATAGTCAGGACAGAgtcaaaagaaaaggagTTTGAATACCAATTGATTATAGAGCAGAGCTTTGATGATGGTCGATATCATAACACAGAAGATGGAGAGGAAGTTCCACAAAAGACTGCTTTAGATATAAGCCAAATTCGTAAGCTATTTTTCAGCATATCTGGTAAATTATTGCGACTAGAAGAGAGAGACTCACCAGTTCTAGTATTAAAAACCGTTTCCACtcaaaaaaaggaaaagaataaagaaaaaaatgatctTGAAAGCATCTTATGGTATGCTTTTGGTCTTTTTGAGGAGGACGAAGAGAGCGACGATAGCGATGAGGAAAAAGAGGCAGGAGAATTGGAAGAGCAGGTTAAAAGTGACTATTCTTCCTCGATATCACTTTTAGAGTATATTATTAGGTTAGTATCCCTACAGGAGGATGACCAGAAAAGTATTCTGGACATTAACGATGAAAGATTGtcaatttatttgaatgatgagAGTCCAAGGGCTGCTACTGTGTCTCCAAAAGATATTGAGGCAGTAACGACAAAGATCGGAAAGATTAGTTTGGATTGA
- the CUP2 gene encoding Cup2p (ancestral locus Anc_8.106), which produces MIMLNGEKYACDLCIRGHRSSSCNHRDRQLTKLKPKGRPSTTCMHCKEMRKVKNVNPSGGCPCGKIQNSKNENELKVLKKAAAGCTCLTGGTCRCHIKRRRAKNEDQSPISTTQTTDSSVDNLYDDLISGPILLDDVLTPIFDDASPTMSGSVQQGSIKNLSPIDEFLIDPKTPLTVISDDEQNSDLSSAIKNESSMADIIKQFAESDLQDVNGLTPTDLLQPNGEEVSLLMTKTEPQLNNGDDKIQNPKENEDDLFMDLLDLNNLPEINQYDYDSLNIAPNLALNNSTPS; this is translated from the coding sequence ATGATTATGCTAAATGGCGAAAAGTACGCATGTGATCTATGCATTAGAGGTCACAGGTCAAGTTCCTGCAATCATAGGGACAGACAGCTAACAAAGTTGAAACCAAAAGGTAGACCTTCTACCACATGTATGCACTGCAAAGAGATGCGGAAAGTCAAAAATGTGAATCCATCGGGCGGTTGTCCTTGTGGGAAGATACAGAACTCCAAGAATGAGAATGAACTAAAAGTTTTAAAGAAGGCGGCTGCTGGGTGTACTTGCCTGACTGGTGGGACATGCCGTTGCCAtataaagagaagaagGGCCAAGAATGAAGATCAGAGTCCTATCTCAACTACCCAAACAACAGATTCATCTGTCGATAACTTATATGATGACCTCATATCAGGTCCAATATTGCTAGATGATGTCTTAACACCAATCTTTGACGATGCATCTCCAACAATGTCAGGTAGTGTGCAACAGGGGAGCATAAAAAATCTGTCACCCATTGACGAATTTTTGATTGATCCAAAAACACCTTTAACTGTAATTTCTGATGATGAGCAGAATTCTGACTTGTCAAGTGCCATTAAGAATGAGTCTTCAATGGCagatattattaaacaatttgCTGAGTCAGACCTCCAGGATGTTAATGGCCTGACTCCGACAGATCTTTTACAACcaaatggtgaagaagTATCTCTCTTGATGACTAAAACAGAACCACAACTGAACAATGGTGATGATAAAATCCAAAACCCAAAAGAAAACGAGGACGACCTATTTATGGATCTATTAGACCTAAACAATCTGCCTGAAATAAATCAGTATGATTACGATTCCCTTAATATAGCCCCAAATTTGGcattgaataattcaaCGCCGTCATAA
- the CUL3 gene encoding cullin CUL3 (ancestral locus Anc_4.138) produces the protein MVHTKKAKILIPTRTEDVNFSFEETWGLLAKAIDAVYMERYGPFTFESIYRLVYMTVVNEKASDLYTKLKVYVGTKLESQVKDLKLDWSRGMESLKIVVDLWDSQNLAFDLISDLFLYLDKVYCKPNRYPEVFELCLQVFKDGFVLPFKIQIFNAFIETINESRRMKSINEGDAQIWHQIARMMQMLEEDYDTVFNNQFEPFFLDETEKFYDESFDPNQYPPIGCLEEVKRLKDIEYKRDLKFLDSDTTSKLTTVLEKVLIWKKLGSVLLLLVNEALKNDDFLLLQELFDLSSNEQYKQGIIDSIKKYILQDLQGKKIDATIRKKVSIAIEWVSFTIEKLDHYTNILRRLDFGMDKTENNEDVSNNSNHSKGLIPNVSVVNEVFASYLDQNKRRAPEFICFYLDSRLKWTQQKKEIQSAKEDLERCVKLFKLLSDKDLFEAFYRQQLSRRLLHQRSSIDIERWLIKRIKEEMGVFFTSKLEGMLRDIATSNDLSNNFKNAYADDIGNIEYIPQILTITSWPFSNSPALEEDIIFPSQLQQLKLDFEALYSKKYNQRSLKWDYQLSLVEIGYQFEKSYHELSMSVYGALILLLFEDRSSLTTEMIEDLTHIPKQELHNQLLHMASSPKGNILNKLPASSAISPLDIFSINESFSVPTRKYKVLTGPSMNIPSSSSSRTEPHNVIDNVEKDRIAECNAAIVRIMKQNKEMGFEELYKDAEASTAKRFALTDRIFKKSVKSLLDKEYLRKEISDSHILHYIP, from the coding sequence ATGGTCCATACGAAGAAAGCCAAGATTTTAATCCCAACAAGGACTGAGGATGTCAACTtctcttttgaagaaacttgGGGACTGTTAGCAAAGGCAATAGACGCCGTGTATATGGAACGTTATGGACCCTTTACCTTTGAATCCATTTACCGCCTGGTTTATATGACAGTCGTCAATGAGAAGGCAAGTGACTTGTACACTAAGTTAAAGGTCTATGTCGGaacaaaattggaaagtCAAGTTAAGGATCTCAAACTGGATTGGAGCAGAGGTATGGAATCCttaaaaattgttgttgaCCTGTGGGATTCGCAAAATTTAGCTTTTGATCTTATAAGTGACTTGTTTCTCTATTTGGATAAAGTTTATTGTAAACCTAATAGGTATCCTgaagtttttgaattatgTCTTCAAGTATTTAAAGATGGATTCGTTTTACCATTTaagattcaaatatttaacgCGTTTATCGAAACTATTAATGAATCAAGGAGGATGAAAAGCATAAATGAAGGTGATGCTCAAATATGGCATCAGATTGCTCGTATGATGCAAATGTTGGAAGAAGATTACGATACTGTCTTTAACAATCAGTTCGAGCCATTTTTCTTGGATGAAACAGAAAAGTTCTACGATGAATCATTTGATCCTAATCAGTATCCACCAATTGGTTGTTTAGAAGAGGTCAAGCGGCTGAAGGATATAGAATATAAGagagatttgaaatttttggattctGATACTACCTCCAAACTGACTACCGTCTTGGAGAAGGtattaatttggaaaaaacTTGGATCTGTCTTATTGCTGCTGGTAAATGAAGCCCTTAAAAACGACGATTTTCTTTTACTTCAGGAATTGTTTGATTTATCCTCTAATGAGCAATACAAGCAAGGTATAATAGATTCTATTAAGAAGTATATTTTACAAGATTTACAAGGCAAGAAAATTGATGCGACAATAAGAAAAAAGGTTTCTATCGCGATTGAATGGGTATCCTTTACCATTGAGAAACTTGATCATTATACCAATATATTACGACGCCTTGACTTTGGTATGGATAAAAcggaaaataatgaagacGTTTCAAATAATAGTAATCACAGTAAGGGATTAATCCCTAATGTAAGTGTGGTGAACGAAGTATTTGCTTCATACTTAGACCAAAATAAGAGAAGAGCACCTGAGTTCATATGCTTCTATTTAGACTCTCGTTTGAAATGGACTCAACAAAAGAAAGAGATTCAATCGGCGAAGGAAGACTTGGAAAGGTGCGTCAAGCTGTTTAAACTACTCTCAGATAAAGATTTGTTTGAAGCATTTTATAGACAACAACTCTCGAGAAGACTTTTGCACCAGAGATCATCGATTGACATTGAAAGGTGGCTTATCAAAAGAATCAAGGAAGAAATGGGTGTGTTCTTTACCTCAAAATTGGAAGGTATGTTAAGGGATATTGCAACATCAAATGATTTGTCGAATAACTTCAAGAATGCATATGCTGATGACATAGGTAACATAGAGTATATTCCACAAATTCTCACAATAACATCATGGCCCTTCTCGAATTCTCCAGCTTTAGAAGaggatattattttccCATCTCAGTTGCAGCAACTCAAACTTGATTTTGAGGCCCTTTATagtaaaaaatataatcaaCGGTCTTTGAAATGGGATTATCAACTCAGTCTGGTTGAAATAGGCTATCAGTTCGAAAAAAGCTATCACGAACTGAGCATGTCTGTTTATGGCGCTCTAATATTACTGTTGTTTGAAGATCGTTCCAGTTTGACAACAGAAATGATTGAAGACCTAACACATATACCCAAGCAGGAACTTCATAATCAGTTATTACATATGGCTTCGTCACCGAAGGGAAacatattaaataaattgcCAGCCTCAAGTGCCATTTCACCATTGGACATATTCTCCATAAATGAGAGCTTTTCCGTTCCAACCAGAAAATATAAAGTCCTGACAGGTCCCAGCATGAACAtcccttcttcttcctcttcaagGACGGAACCTCATAATGTTATTGATAATGTTGAAAAAGATAGAATTGCAGAGTGTAATGCTGCAATTGTCAGGATAATGAAgcaaaataaagaaatgggatttgaagaattatacAAGGACGCCGAAGCAAGTACGGCAAAGAGATTCGCATTGACCGATCGTATTTTTAAGAAAAGTGTGAAATCTCTGCTCgacaaagaatatttaagaaaagaaatttcagattCTCATATCCTTCACTACATTCCATAG
- the NCAS0A05090 gene encoding uncharacterized protein, with translation MRFHPNTLFIISLLWSITDAAPLKDRLPALGFRCHTTRRLVDRIHGANGTTSVVKTFLELFLTMNTRVESKKLDFQGTVTEIIDEMGQNIVAANQDYNDFDLLLFMGSLGLIYEQTALQNDISQITESLEMHHMFWNFRANWFHKPLKQLIGRFLRSQLAYTKWYLGELRHDFFINGRREELLGEGYRSLLLTAVVAHQFNKALYELDTIGYTRSVLKGTKQYGQYLKEWFGGELSSERTEMITTAISSKVISGYRSPPNGDDPPRTEKARIFWMEPLLLLMTVILMVDKCGGYKAFPCTCYICLAAMFNLLIFAQVYLELVGRAPKAPEVSNP, from the coding sequence ATGAGATTTCACCCTAATACATTGTTTATTATATCATTACTGTGGAGCATCACTGACGCCGCACCATTGAAGGATAGACTACCAGCTTTGGGGTTCAGATGTCACACAACAAGGAGATTAGTGGATAGAATTCATGGTGCTAATGGGACCACCTCGGTTGTGAAAACATTTCTGGAGCTATTCCTAACCATGAATACCCGCGTGGAATCGAAGAAACTGGATTTTCAGGGCACAGTGACTGAGATTATTGATGAGATGGGGCAAAATATAGTCGCAGCAAACCAAGATTATAATGATTTTGACCTATTGCTCTTCATGGGGTCCCTTGGCCTGATTTACGAACAGACTGCATTGCAGAACGACATTTCACAAATAACTGAGTCTCTGGAAATGCATCACATGTTTTGGAACTTCAGGGCCAATTGGTTCCACAAACCTCTGAAACAACTGATTGGACGCTTTTTGAGATCACAGCTCGCTTACACAAAGTGGTATCTTGGTGAACTTCGACATGACTTCTTCATAAACGGTCGAAGAGAGGAGTTGTTAGGTGAAGGGTACCGTTCATTGCTTCTAACCGCAGTAGTGGCCCATCAATTTAACAAGGCTTTGTACGAACTGGACACGATAGGTTACACGAGGTCAGTCTTGAAGGGAACAAAACAGTATGGGCAGTATCTGAAAGAATGGTTTGGCGGAGAACTAAGTTCTGAACGAACTGAAATGATTACTACCGCAATCTCCTCCAAAGTAATATCAGGATACAGGAGTCCTCCCAACGGGGACGACCCACCAAGAACTGAGAAAGCCAGGATATTTTGGATGGAGCCACTCCTACTCCTCATGACAGTAATTCTCATGGTCGATAAATGTGGAGGGTATAAAGCATTTCCCTGTACATGTTATATCTGTTTGGCTGCCATGTTCAATTTACTGATCTTTGCTCAGGTTTATTTGGAGTTGGTTGGACGTGCCCCAAAGGCTCCCGAGGTATCTAATCCGTAA
- the RAD54 gene encoding DNA-dependent ATPase RAD54 (ancestral locus Anc_8.108): protein MARRKLPDRPPNGIGFGDRPRLVPRPINVQNSISTLSKPFKVPYKTAKPRALSSEHEKEVVQVNGRILRKRSHTVSYSGLDISSAAADVDENSLTFSQSTKRRKDALSASRLANDPTRLHSIEFTLKRSFTVPIKGYIQRHSLPLTLGTKKKIIMEPRPLHDPTDEFAIVLYDPSVDGDMIMHDNSQDVRNDKKDSTKEKGTDSKDEETKTGSKKFAHPKLMTNGVRNKSLKELLGSSEEDEAKKKFPNVPVVIDPKLTKILRPHQVEGVKFLYRCVTGLVMKDFLDAEAVNTGIVKTEQNNRGAYGCIMADEMGLGKTLQCIALMWTLLRQGPQGKRLIDKCIIVCPSSLVNNWANELVKWLGPGTLSPLAVDGKKSSLASGNSTVAEAVHSWAQATGRNIVKPVLIISYETLRRNVDQLRNCDVGLMLADEGHRLKNGDSLTFTALDSINCPRRVILSGTPIQNDLSEYFALLNFSNPGLLGTRSEFRKNFELPILRSRDADSTDEEITKGEEQLQKLSTIVSKFIIRRTNDILSKYLPCKYEHVIFVNLKPFQKDVYHRLLKSRDVNKMVKGVGGTQPLKAIGVLKKLCNHPNLINLDEEIDDFDDLEIPDEYNMQGSKSRDVQPQFSGKFAILERFLHKIKTESDDKIVLISNYTQTLDLIEKMCRNKHYSSVRLDGTMTINKRQKLVDRFNDPEGQEFIFLLSSKAGGCGINLIGANRLILMDPDWNPAADQQALARVWRDGQKKDCFIYRFISTGSIEEKIYQRQSMKMSLSSCVVDAKEDVERLFSSDNLRQLFQYNDKTICETHETYHCKRCNAAGKQSVRSTAMLYGDPTTWNHLNHAALEKTNDHLLQNEFQHPDISYAFQYISH from the coding sequence ATGGCCAGAAGGAAATTACCTGATAGACCTCCCAATGGTATTGGCTTTGGTGACAGACCCAGATTGGTTCCTAGACCAATAAATGTACAGAATTCCATTTCTACTTTATCAAAACCTTTTAAAGTACCGTACAAAACCGCAAAACCTCGAGCTCTGTCGTCTGAGCATGAAAAGGAAGTTGTGCAAGTCAATGGGCGAATATTGAGAAAGAGATCACACACTGTATCCTATTCAGGACTGGACATTAGTTCTGCAGCAGCtgatgttgatgaaaattCGCTAACCTTTTCACAATCTaccaaaagaagaaaggaTGCATTGAGTGCAAGCAGGTTAGCTAACGATCCGACAAGACTGCATTCTATTGAATTCACGTTGAAACGTTCGTTCACAGTTCCTATTAAGGGTTATATACAAAGACATAGTCTACCATTGACCTTAGGtaccaagaagaaaattataATGGAGCCAAGACCCTTGCATGATCCAACTGACGAATTTGCCATTGTATTATATGACCCATCTGTTGATGGTGATATGATAATGCATGACAATTCCCAAGATGTACGTAATGATAAAAAAGATTctacaaaagaaaaaggtACTGACTCGAAGGATGAGGAGACAAAGACTGGATCGAAGAAATTTGCACATCCTAAACTGATGACAAATGGCGTGCGAAATAAATCACTAAAGGAATTATTGGGTTCCAgcgaagaagatgaagcaaaaaagaaattccCTAATGTCCCTGTGGTGATAGATCCAAAACTAACTAAAATTTTGAGACCCCATCAAGTAGAAGGTGTTAAGTTTCTTTACCGTTGTGTAACAGGTTTGGTAATGAAGGACTTTTTAGATGCAGAAGCAGTAAATACTGGGATAGTAAAGACAGAACAAAATAACAGAGGTGCTTATGGTTGTATTATGGCAGATGAGATGGGGTTAGGTAAAACATTACAATGTATAGCATTGATGTGGACGTTATTGAGGCAGGGACCTCAGGGTAAACGTTTGATCGATAAATGTATTATTGTATGCCCTTCCTCTCTAGTTAATAACTGGGCCAATGAACTTGTAAAATGGTTGGGACCCGGAACCTTATCGCCATTGGCTGTAGATGGTAAGAAATCCTCTTTAGCCAGTGGTAATTCTACAGTTGCTGAGGCAGTGCACTCATGGGCCCAGGCAACGGGTAGAAATATAGTGAAACCAGTACTTATCATATCGTATGAGACGCTAAGAAGAAATGTCGACCAACTAAGAAATTGTGATGTAGGCCTAATGCTGGCAGATGAAGGGCATAGATTAAAGAATGGTGACTCGCTAACTTTCACAGCATTAGACAGTATAAATTGTCCAAGAAGGGTTATTTTATCTGGTACACCTATTCAAAATGATCTTTCCGAGTATTTTGctttgttgaatttttccaatCCTGGTTTATTAGGTACTCGAAGTGAATTTAGAAAAAACTTTGAGCTTCCCATTTTGAGAAGTCGAGATGCCGATTCcacagatgaagaaattactAAAGGTGAAgaacaattacaaaaatTGTCCACTATTGTATCCAAGTTTATTATTAGACGTACCAATGACATTTTGTCGAAATATTTACCTTGTAAATATGAGCACGTTATTTTCGTCAATCTTAAACCATTCCAGAAGGATGTTTACCATCGTTTACTTAAATCCAGAGATGTTAACAAAATGGTCAAGGGAGTTGGAGGTACACAACCTTTAAAGGCTATTGGTGTTTTGAAGAAGCTCTGTAATCATCCAAATCTAATAAACTTAGACGAAGagattgatgattttgatgatcTTGAAATACCAGATGAGTATAATATGCAAGGTAGTAAGAGCAGAGATGTTCAACCACAGTTTTCAGGTAAATTTGCCATTTTAGAAAGGTTCTTACACAAAATCAAAACAGAATCTGatgataaaattgttttGATTTCCAATTATACTCAAACATTGGATCTGATAGAGAAGATGTGTAGGAATAAGCATTATAGTTCTGTGAGATTAGATGGTACTATGACAATTAACAAGAGACAAAAACTTGTTGATCGATTTAATGACCCTGAAGGGCAGgaattcattttcttattaagTTCAAAGGCCGGTGGGTGTGGTATTAATTTAATCGGTGCTAATAGATTAATTCTAATGGATCCCGACTGGAACCCTGCAGCCGATCAGCAAGCTTTGGCACGTGTGTGGAGAGATGGACAAAAAAAGGATTGTTTCATTTATAGATTTATCTCCACAGgttccattgaagaaaaaatataccAAAGACAatcaatgaagatgagTTTAAGTTCATGTGTGGTGGATGCGAAAGAGGACGTGGAAAGATTATTTAGTTCAGATAATTTGAGGCAATTGTTTCAGTATAATGATAAAACAATTTGTGAGACGCACGAAACATATCACTGTAAAAGATGCAATGCTGCTGGTAAGCAGTCTGTAAGATCAACGGCAATGTTGTACGGGGACCCAACAACATGGAATCATTTAAATCATGCAGCACTGGAGAAAACAAACGATCATCTTCTACAAAACGAATTCCAGCACCCGGATATCAGTTACGCATTCCAGTACATTTCCCATTGA
- the NCAS0A05100 gene encoding uncharacterized protein yields MKFQIIAFFIVSFLCNLVPATPQLDILPEFETNNFELSFHNVRRVIGRFNISDGAMTSLVGMYLKTYLITNGKIDSKTIDFKEIMVDIFAEVEQNIVAANQGYTDSEVFLPVGTFNLLSEKDTWMTNLTQIIESLESRHFFWNFKRQLIHKPVKQLTRLFIRSQLAYTRWFLEEIRYDFFTDSEREILLTESYRSLLWAKVVIHQFGRMLQELDELGYMSCVAKGLKENAHFLKGKFEGKMSLERKNDLLNKLSSSVEVELSAIDHDGLLTSKTIGQMLLHFFAAFLTIRLLAFICPVVGTQTCIVYLTVTSILHFLVFSRMYTELHDQLPKPPKALY; encoded by the coding sequence atgaaattccaGATTATAGCTTTCTTTATTGTGTCATTTTTATGTAACCTCGTTCCTGCGACACCACAGCTAGACATTCTACCagaatttgaaaccaaTAATTTTGAGCTTAGTTTCCATAACGTTAGAAGAGTAATAGGTAGATTCAACATCAGTGATGGGGCCATGACCTCCCTTGTAGGGATGTACCTCAAGACATATCTAATCACCAACGGCAAAATAGATTCCAAAACCATAGATTTCAAGGAAATAATGGTGGACATCTTTGCTGAAGTGGAGCAAAACATTGTAGCTGCTAATCAAGGATACACCGACTCAGAAGTGTTCCTACCTGTGGGGACATTTAATCTCTTAAGCGAAAAGGATACCTGGATGACAAACTTAACACAGATAATTGAGTCTCTGGAAAGCCGCCACTTCTTTTGGAACTTTAAGAGGCAATTAATCCATAAGCCAGTGAAACAACTAACGAGACTATTTATCAGGTCACAGCTAGCCTATACCAGATGGTTTCTTGAGGAAATTCGATATGATTTTTTCACAGACTCCGAGAGAGAAATACTTCTTACTGAAAGTTACCGTTCATTATTGTGGGCAAAAGTAGTAATCCACCAGTTTGGTCGAATGCTACAAGAGTTGGATGAACTAGGGTACATGAGTTGTGTCGCCAAGGGGTTGAAGGAAAATGCTCACTTTTTAAAGGGCAAATTTGAGGGAAAGATGAGTCTTGAGAGGAAGAATGATTTACTTAATAAGCTATCTTCGAGCGTGGAGGTGGAGCTAAGCGCCATTGATCATGATGGGCTTTTGACAAGTAAGACCATTGGGCAAATGCTCCTACATTTTTTTGCAGCGTTTCTGACGATCCGACTTCTAGCTTTCATATGTCCCGTTGTTGGGACGCAAACTTGCATTGTATATCTTACTGTCACTTccattcttcattttctggTGTTCAGCCGAATGTATACTGAACTTCACGATCAACTCCCCAAGCCACCCAAGGCCCtctattaa